One part of the Denticeps clupeoides chromosome 8, fDenClu1.1, whole genome shotgun sequence genome encodes these proteins:
- the LOC114795799 gene encoding uncharacterized protein LOC114795799 isoform X3 encodes MAAIGTWAFSQPAVEKMRSLVLAGHHATDVVETAMAGGRTDVTRWPSRGGSLICVVPSRSSEVENDKETGHHVVGRGGFPNNRGLVECDAAIMEGSPGRFGAVAALQGIAEPCRVARRVMDRSPHSLLVGVGAVMFAVEQGFTVEPNDNMLTPQSALAYQEFLEKKKSASGHDTLGLIALDLKGNITVAVSTSGAPFKSPGRVGDSPLPGCGLYADHRLQEMGTRSCASAPASTLCS; translated from the exons ATGGCTGCCATTGGGACCTGGGCATTCTCTCAGCCGGCTGTGGAAAAGATGAGGAGTCTGGTTTTAGCAGGGCATCACGCCACAGACGTGGTGGAGACTGCGATGGCAGGTGGGCGGACGGACGTGACAAGGTGGCCGAGTCGCGGGGGCTCCTTGATTTGTGTTGTGCCCTCTCGTTCCTCAGAAGTTGAAAATGACAAGGAAACAGGCCATCACGTCGTGGGAAGAGGCGGCTTCCCAAACAACAGAGGACTTGTCGAATGCGATGCGGCAATAATGGAAGGCTCACCTGGAAGATTTGGAGCTGTTGCAGCCCTGCAAGG aattGCCGAGCCCTGCCGGGTTGCTCGTAGGGTGATGGACAGAAGCCCACACAGTTTGTTGGTGGGAGTGGGTGCTGTGATGTTTGCTGTGGAACAGGGCTTTACTGTGGAACCCAACGACAACATGCTAACTCCCCAATCAGCCTTGGCCTACCAG GAATTCcttgagaagaagaaaagtgccAGTGGACATGACACACTAG GTCTGATCGCCTTGGACCTTAAAGGGAATATAACTGTGG cTGTTTCCACATCAGGGGCTCCATTTAAATCTCCAGGGAGAGTTGGGGACTCTCCACTTCCCGGCTGTGGTTTATATGCTGACCATAGG CTACAGGAGATGGGGACAAGATCATGTGCTTCTGCCCCAGCTTCCACATTGTGCAGTTAA
- the LOC114795799 gene encoding uncharacterized protein LOC114795799 isoform X2, with protein MAAIGTWAFSQPAVEKMRSLVLAGHHATDVVETAMAEVENDKETGHHVVGRGGFPNNRGLVECDAAIMEGSPGRFGAVAALQGIAEPCRVARRVMDRSPHSLLVGVGAVMFAVEQGFTVEPNDNMLTPQSALAYQEFLEKKKSASGHDTLGLIALDLKGNITVAVSTSGAPFKSPGRVGDSPLPGCGLYADHRVGAAAATGDGDKIMCFCPSFHIVQLMKQGLSPREACCAVLADIMMKTGQDKCFEIGLIALNMKGEVGAASSVDFPYTFWNKSTDSVMKCVETPV; from the exons ATGGCTGCCATTGGGACCTGGGCATTCTCTCAGCCGGCTGTGGAAAAGATGAGGAGTCTGGTTTTAGCAGGGCATCACGCCACAGACGTGGTGGAGACTGCGATGGCAG AAGTTGAAAATGACAAGGAAACAGGCCATCACGTCGTGGGAAGAGGCGGCTTCCCAAACAACAGAGGACTTGTCGAATGCGATGCGGCAATAATGGAAGGCTCACCTGGAAGATTTGGAGCTGTTGCAGCCCTGCAAGG aattGCCGAGCCCTGCCGGGTTGCTCGTAGGGTGATGGACAGAAGCCCACACAGTTTGTTGGTGGGAGTGGGTGCTGTGATGTTTGCTGTGGAACAGGGCTTTACTGTGGAACCCAACGACAACATGCTAACTCCCCAATCAGCCTTGGCCTACCAG GAATTCcttgagaagaagaaaagtgccAGTGGACATGACACACTAG GTCTGATCGCCTTGGACCTTAAAGGGAATATAACTGTGG cTGTTTCCACATCAGGGGCTCCATTTAAATCTCCAGGGAGAGTTGGGGACTCTCCACTTCCCGGCTGTGGTTTATATGCTGACCATAGG GTTGGAGCTGCAGCAG CTACAGGAGATGGGGACAAGATCATGTGCTTCTGCCCCAGCTTCCACATTGTGCAGTTAATGAAGCAG GGCTTGTCACCAAGAGAGGCTTGTTGTGCTGTCCTGGCTGACATCATGATGAAAACAGGACAAGACAAATGCTTTGAGATTGGATTGATAGCTCTGAACATGAAG ggAGAAGTTGGAGCTGCCTCTAGTGTGGATTTCCCATATACATTTTGGAACAAGTCAACAGATTCAGTGATGAAATGTGTTGAAACACCTGTTTGA
- the actr2b gene encoding actin-related protein 2-B isoform X2 yields MDGQGRKVVVCDNGTGFVKCGYAGSNFPEHIFPALVGRPIIRSTAKVGNIEIKDLMVGDEASELRSMLEVNYPMENGIVRNWDDMRHLWDYTFGPEKLNIDSRNCKILLTEPPMNPTKNREKIIEVMFETYQFSGVYIAIQAVLTLYAQGLLTGVVVDSGDGVTHICPVYEGFSLPHLTRRLDIAGRDITRYLIKLLLLRGYAFNHSADFETVRMMKEKLCYVGYNIEQEQKLALETTVLVESYTLPDGRVIKVGGERFEAPEALFQPHLINVEGVGVAELLFNTIQAADIDTRPEFYKHIVLSGGSTMYPGLPSRLERELKQLYLERVLKGDVDKLSKFKIRIEDPPRRKHMVFLGGAVLADIMKDKDNFWLTREEYQEKGVRVLEKLGVTVR; encoded by the exons ATGGACGGCCAGGGACGGAAGGTGGTGGTTTGTGACAACGGAACCGGG TTTGTTAAATGTGGCTATGCGGGCTCGAACTTCCCAGAGCACATCTTCCCTGCGCTCGTCGGAAGGCCCATCATCCGATCCACCGCTAAAGTGGGCAACATTGAAATCAAG GACCTGATGGTGGGGGATGAGGCTAGCGAGCTGCGCTCCATGCTGGAGGTGAACTATCCCATGGAGAATGGCATCGTTCGCAATTGGGACGACATGCGGCACCTGTGGGACTACACCTTTGGCCCGGAGAAGCTCAATATCGATTCGCGCAACTGCAAGATCCTCCTGACAGAGCCGCCCATGAACCCAACAAAGAACCGTGAGAAGATCATCGAG GTGATGTTCGAGACCTATCAGTTCTCAGGTGTTTACATTGCAATCCAGGCTGTTCTTACTCTGTACGCTCAAG GTCTTCTGACTGGCGTGGTAGTTGACTCAGGGGATGGAGTCACACACATTTGTCCCGTGTATGAAGGTTTCTCTTTGCCGCATCTCACCCGACGACTAGACATTGCTGGGCGAGACATCACTCGATACCTCATCAAG TTGCTGTTGCTGAGGGGCTACGCCTTCAACCACTCTGCAGACTTTGAGACAGTGCGCATGATGAAGGAGAAGCTTTGCTATGTGGGCTACAACATCGAGCAGGAGCAGAAGCTGGCGCTGGAGACCACGGTCCTAGTGGAGTCCTACACA ctgCCAGACGGGAGGGTGATAAAGGTGGGTGGGGAGCGGTTCGAGGCCCCTGAAGCTCTGTTCCAGCCTCACCTCATCAATGTGGAgggtgtgggtgtggctgaGCTGCTCTTCAACACCATCCAGGCAGCTGACATTGACACCAG GCCAGAGTTTTACAAACATATTGTTCTATCGGGAGGTTCTACCATGTATCCTGGATTACCTTCTCGGCTGGAACGAGAGCTCAAACAGCTGTACCTGGAACGTGTGCTCAAAGGAGATGTTGACAAGCTGTCG AAATTCAAGATCCGAATCGAGGACCCTCCGCGGCGCAAGCACATGGTGTTCCTGGGTGGGGCAGTGCTGGCGGACATCATGAAAGACAAGGACAACTTCTGGCTGACACGGGAGGAGTACCAGGAGAAGGGTGTGCGGGTTTTAGAGAAGCTTGGGGTCACCGTCAGATAA
- the cep68 gene encoding centrosomal protein of 68 kDa, with product MALAVDRTTPKRLCPMEQVGRWKTRIPEFIRSGHPDRQCNKQGTREGTQATSIHAAREQSKEKISSKKTVTMAPTSTYMTSRGQYIARKPFYSTERQISILKNPIAPGHLEQKKHLPGSSCEKQLLKETGTQCKASAKECALSPGFSDILSSSASREDLASHLSTFDLRTGLSYEEPIFSSTPTSSFYNRRSLSSPPLDVYNLTVPLSPRWTYTQRSASASHHAPMTQRSRADVPRKDPGLRTNKSKASPLLLEQMSPNQANYWACAIPGSLPPSPDRRSSNWDPDKEYQALLDYTYPLRPGHLDKWDLSDTGSLLQKDPVLQDSGIELDKFCSSSTLSCLDQPSSHQARLGSSTVGQRSYDLHSLSLRGASHSRSENGRLSSSMYSSVDPIGLSVDTLDSEVKHDDQWARYQKLGVFSKSQSAPMFIPTLRILPHPDFLQDWDDEFLSLPEQLQEIQALSQQLKDIIPHMGQPVTSSWESLEQETSSTEQQMTETTAAQGAEVELEGEESVCEAPQRSEGASEEVKLLDSGLQMLSSDMTQDSVREVESIMERLQGISLSQMLTPMDLPGEAETKESLMQHIKTFCTHLDELIQWLYKVVAKMEVLSPPCVNLESVKSSLAEYKSFQQEVHAHQTLTMSVLQTGEILLRCMNSASTALKDTLLLIERQSRALETHAEHLFCSILSAMDKLTDPSNKESTGEQSTSVRCLS from the exons ATGGCGCTGGCGGTTGACCGAACCACCCCAAAGAGATTGTGCCCGATGGAACAAGTGGGAAGGTGGAAGACAAGGATCCCCGAATTTATCCGCAGCGGTCATCCAGACCGCCAATGCAACAAGCAGGGGACGAGGGAAGGGACACAGGCCACCAGCATCCATGCAGCTAGAGAGCAAAGTAAGGAGAAGATCAGCAGTAAGAAGACGGTCACAATGGCCCCAACTTCGACGTATATGACAAGCAGAGGTCAGTACATAGCAAGAAAGCCATTTTATTCCACGGAACGCCAGATCTCCATCCTGAAAAATCCTATTGCGCCAGGGCACTTGGAACAG AAGAAGCATTTGCCTGGAAGCAGCTGTGAAAAGCAACTTCTCAAAGAAACAGGCACTCAGTGTAAGGCCTCAGCCAAAGAGTGTGCACTAAGTCCCGGCTTTTCTGACATCCTGTCCTCCTCAGCCTCTAGAGAAGACCTTGCGTCCCACCTAAGTACGTTTGACCTGAGGACAGGGTTGTCGTATGAGGAGCCCATCTTTAGCTCGACACCTACATCCAGCTTTTACAACAGACGCAGTCTCTCCAGCCCACCTCTGGATGTCTACAATCTCACGGTGCCTCTGAGTCCCAGATGGACATATACCCAACGGTCTGCCTCagcttcccatcatgcacctatGACTCAGCGCTCAAGGGCTGATGTCCCACGGAAGGACCCTGGTTTGAGGACCAACAAGAGCAAGGCCAGCCCGCTTTTACTTGAACAAATGTCTCCAAATCAAGCCAACTACTGGGCCTGTGCCATTCCCGGCTCCCTACCGCCTTCTCCAGACCGCAGATCCTCTAACTGGGACCCAGACAAGGAGTATCAGGCCCTTTTGGATTACACCTACCCATTAAGGCCTGGTCATCTGGATAAATGGGACCTTTCAGACACAGGTTCTCTGCTACAGAAGGATCCAGTTCTTCAGGACTCTGGGATCGAGCTGGACAAGTTCTGTAGCTCTTCTACTCTGTCCTGCTTAGATCAACCTTCGTCTCATCAGGCCAGATTGGGCAGCTCTACtgtaggtcaaaggtcatatGACCTGCACAGCCTCAGTCTGAGAGGAGCATCACATTCCAGATCTGAAAATGGCAGGTTGTCCAGTAGCATGTATTCCTCTGTGGATCCCATTGGATTATCTGTTGACACATTGGACTCTGAAGTGAAGCATGATGATCAGTGGGCTCGTTACCAAAAGCTGGGTGTCTTCTCTAAATCCCAGTCTGCACCAATGTTCATACCCACCCTACGCATTCTACCTCATCCAGATTTTCTTCAGGACTGGGATGATGAATTTCTTTCTTTGCCTGAACAGCTTCAGGAGATCCAGGCTTTGTCCCAGCAGCTGAAGGACATCATTCCTCACATGGGCCAGCCTGTCACCTCAAGCTGGGAGTCTCTGGAGCAGGAGACGTCATCAACAGAACAACAAATGACCGAGACCACTGCAGCCCAAGGGGCAGAAGTGGAGCTTGAGGGAGAGGAGTCTGTGTGTGAAGCTCCACAGAGAAGTGAGGGGGCCTCAGAGGAGGTGAAGTTGCTGGACTCTGGGCTGCAGATGCTTAGCAGTGATATGACCCAAGACAGTGTACGTGAGGTTGAGTCTATCATGGAGCGTTTACAGGGCATCTCCTTATCACAGATGCTGACACCGATGGACCTGCCGGGAGAGGCAGAAACCAAAGAGTCCCTCATGCAGCACATTAAA ACTTTCTGTACGCATCTTGATGAGCTGATCCAGTGGCTTTATAAAGTTGTGGCAAAGATGGAGGTTCTTTCCCCACCCTGTGTGAATCTCGAGAGTGTTAAATCTTCCTTGGCTGAATACAAG AGTTTCCAGCAGGAAGTTCACGCACACCAGACTTTAACCATGTCTGTATTGCAGACCGGGGAGATTCTCCTCCGCTGCATGAACTCGGCCTCTACAG cTTTGAAGGACACCTTGCTTCTGATAGAGAGACAGTCACGGGCCTTAGAGACCCACGCTGAGCATCTTTTCTGCTCCATACTGTCAGCCATGGACAAACTTACAGATCCCAGCAACAAAGAGTCTACAGGTGAACAGAGCACATCTGTAAGGTGCCTGAGTTAA
- the LOC114795799 gene encoding uncharacterized protein LOC114795799 isoform X1, whose product MAAIGTWAFSQPAVEKMRSLVLAGHHATDVVETAMAGGRTDVTRWPSRGGSLICVVPSRSSEVENDKETGHHVVGRGGFPNNRGLVECDAAIMEGSPGRFGAVAALQGIAEPCRVARRVMDRSPHSLLVGVGAVMFAVEQGFTVEPNDNMLTPQSALAYQEFLEKKKSASGHDTLGLIALDLKGNITVAVSTSGAPFKSPGRVGDSPLPGCGLYADHRVGAAAATGDGDKIMCFCPSFHIVQLMKQGLSPREACCAVLADIMMKTGQDKCFEIGLIALNMKGEVGAASSVDFPYTFWNKSTDSVMKCVETPV is encoded by the exons ATGGCTGCCATTGGGACCTGGGCATTCTCTCAGCCGGCTGTGGAAAAGATGAGGAGTCTGGTTTTAGCAGGGCATCACGCCACAGACGTGGTGGAGACTGCGATGGCAGGTGGGCGGACGGACGTGACAAGGTGGCCGAGTCGCGGGGGCTCCTTGATTTGTGTTGTGCCCTCTCGTTCCTCAGAAGTTGAAAATGACAAGGAAACAGGCCATCACGTCGTGGGAAGAGGCGGCTTCCCAAACAACAGAGGACTTGTCGAATGCGATGCGGCAATAATGGAAGGCTCACCTGGAAGATTTGGAGCTGTTGCAGCCCTGCAAGG aattGCCGAGCCCTGCCGGGTTGCTCGTAGGGTGATGGACAGAAGCCCACACAGTTTGTTGGTGGGAGTGGGTGCTGTGATGTTTGCTGTGGAACAGGGCTTTACTGTGGAACCCAACGACAACATGCTAACTCCCCAATCAGCCTTGGCCTACCAG GAATTCcttgagaagaagaaaagtgccAGTGGACATGACACACTAG GTCTGATCGCCTTGGACCTTAAAGGGAATATAACTGTGG cTGTTTCCACATCAGGGGCTCCATTTAAATCTCCAGGGAGAGTTGGGGACTCTCCACTTCCCGGCTGTGGTTTATATGCTGACCATAGG GTTGGAGCTGCAGCAG CTACAGGAGATGGGGACAAGATCATGTGCTTCTGCCCCAGCTTCCACATTGTGCAGTTAATGAAGCAG GGCTTGTCACCAAGAGAGGCTTGTTGTGCTGTCCTGGCTGACATCATGATGAAAACAGGACAAGACAAATGCTTTGAGATTGGATTGATAGCTCTGAACATGAAG ggAGAAGTTGGAGCTGCCTCTAGTGTGGATTTCCCATATACATTTTGGAACAAGTCAACAGATTCAGTGATGAAATGTGTTGAAACACCTGTTTGA
- the rab1ab gene encoding ras-related protein Rab-1A yields MNPEYDYLFKLLLIGDSGVGKSCLLLRFADDTYTESYISTIGVDFKIRTIELDGKTIKLQIWDTAGQERFRTITSSYYRGAHGIIVVYDVTDQESFNNVKQWLQEIDRYASENVNKLLVGNKCDLTTKKVVDYTTAKEFADSLGIPFLETSAKNATNVEQAFMTMAAEIKKRMGPGATAGGSEKSNVKIQSTPVKAPSGGCC; encoded by the exons ATGAATCCTGAATA TGACTATTTATTCAAGCTTCTCCTGATTGGTGACTCTGGTGTTGGAAAGTCATGTCTTCTCCTTCGGTTTGCT gatgacacatacacagaaagcTACATTAGCACTATTGGCGTGGACTTCAAAATAAGGACTATAGAGTTAGATGGAAAAACGATCAAGCTTCAAATC TGGGACACCGCAGGGCAGGAGAGGTTTCGTACAATTACGTCCAGTTACTACAGAGGAGCGCACGGTATTATCGTAGTCTATGATGTTACGGATCAG gagtcCTTCAATAATGTTAAACAGTGGCTACAGGAGATTGACCGCTACGCCAGTGAAAATGTTAACAAGTTATTGGTTGGCAACAAGTGTGATTTGACGACAAAGAAAGTGGTGGACTACACAACAGCAAAG GAATTTGCAGACTCCCTGGGAATCCCTTTCTTGGAAACCAGTGCCAAGAATGCCACTAATGTTGAGCAGGCTTTCATGACCATGGCTGCCGAGATAAAGAAGAGGATGGGCCCCGGGGCTACAGCCGGGGGCTCTGAGAAGTCCAACGTGAAGATCCAGAGCACTCCAGTGAAGGCTCCATCAGGAGGCTGCTGCTGA
- the actr2b gene encoding actin-related protein 2-B isoform X1: MDGQGRKVVVCDNGTGFVKCGYAGSNFPEHIFPALVGRPIIRSTAKVGNIEIKNNKKMDLMVGDEASELRSMLEVNYPMENGIVRNWDDMRHLWDYTFGPEKLNIDSRNCKILLTEPPMNPTKNREKIIEVMFETYQFSGVYIAIQAVLTLYAQGLLTGVVVDSGDGVTHICPVYEGFSLPHLTRRLDIAGRDITRYLIKLLLLRGYAFNHSADFETVRMMKEKLCYVGYNIEQEQKLALETTVLVESYTLPDGRVIKVGGERFEAPEALFQPHLINVEGVGVAELLFNTIQAADIDTRPEFYKHIVLSGGSTMYPGLPSRLERELKQLYLERVLKGDVDKLSKFKIRIEDPPRRKHMVFLGGAVLADIMKDKDNFWLTREEYQEKGVRVLEKLGVTVR; this comes from the exons ATGGACGGCCAGGGACGGAAGGTGGTGGTTTGTGACAACGGAACCGGG TTTGTTAAATGTGGCTATGCGGGCTCGAACTTCCCAGAGCACATCTTCCCTGCGCTCGTCGGAAGGCCCATCATCCGATCCACCGCTAAAGTGGGCAACATTGAAATCAAG aataataaaaagatg GACCTGATGGTGGGGGATGAGGCTAGCGAGCTGCGCTCCATGCTGGAGGTGAACTATCCCATGGAGAATGGCATCGTTCGCAATTGGGACGACATGCGGCACCTGTGGGACTACACCTTTGGCCCGGAGAAGCTCAATATCGATTCGCGCAACTGCAAGATCCTCCTGACAGAGCCGCCCATGAACCCAACAAAGAACCGTGAGAAGATCATCGAG GTGATGTTCGAGACCTATCAGTTCTCAGGTGTTTACATTGCAATCCAGGCTGTTCTTACTCTGTACGCTCAAG GTCTTCTGACTGGCGTGGTAGTTGACTCAGGGGATGGAGTCACACACATTTGTCCCGTGTATGAAGGTTTCTCTTTGCCGCATCTCACCCGACGACTAGACATTGCTGGGCGAGACATCACTCGATACCTCATCAAG TTGCTGTTGCTGAGGGGCTACGCCTTCAACCACTCTGCAGACTTTGAGACAGTGCGCATGATGAAGGAGAAGCTTTGCTATGTGGGCTACAACATCGAGCAGGAGCAGAAGCTGGCGCTGGAGACCACGGTCCTAGTGGAGTCCTACACA ctgCCAGACGGGAGGGTGATAAAGGTGGGTGGGGAGCGGTTCGAGGCCCCTGAAGCTCTGTTCCAGCCTCACCTCATCAATGTGGAgggtgtgggtgtggctgaGCTGCTCTTCAACACCATCCAGGCAGCTGACATTGACACCAG GCCAGAGTTTTACAAACATATTGTTCTATCGGGAGGTTCTACCATGTATCCTGGATTACCTTCTCGGCTGGAACGAGAGCTCAAACAGCTGTACCTGGAACGTGTGCTCAAAGGAGATGTTGACAAGCTGTCG AAATTCAAGATCCGAATCGAGGACCCTCCGCGGCGCAAGCACATGGTGTTCCTGGGTGGGGCAGTGCTGGCGGACATCATGAAAGACAAGGACAACTTCTGGCTGACACGGGAGGAGTACCAGGAGAAGGGTGTGCGGGTTTTAGAGAAGCTTGGGGTCACCGTCAGATAA